A single window of Ctenopharyngodon idella isolate HZGC_01 chromosome 24, HZGC01, whole genome shotgun sequence DNA harbors:
- the tmem168b gene encoding transmembrane protein 168, with amino-acid sequence MCKLLKYCLSHFLYAAMTRLDEANKGVNTWSSIRYLGYLSSLNSLVAICLGIYVQWEKTADTIILVIFILGLFVLGIACILHYYFGMERVSLFLLHLWFGFLLGLLCFISVPSKGLDVKEQVANWMLIASVVIRIFWALVERMCGYTRHQPAFLTSREALELTGFAVASTTLVGNKSISLVVLTLALAAVIVDLRMKSFLAFLNLTCFCGMAAFFFEESLGIFTNPFALSCFFTRLVCDPFLDVYFSGLSVTERWSPLLSRRGLWRRLTLLPLVVVEVMFLVVAALKMRDLDRWYLLIPGLSASTIFWIICHLVFLVTLWGFHSKLSDCQRMCMAQGSEAGELDKVMASKGMRHFCLISKRLVFFSLMSTVVLGALGWQPSNSLFIALFLLVLPLESLAHGLFYELGNSLGGTCVGYAVVIPTNYCSPDGQPTLLPPAHVQELNLRSTGMLNNVQRFFSHHMIKPYGCDYSTSGLSLEALQAKLRIFMEAHTADGPRHDTYVLYYSGHTHRSGEWALAGGEVLRLDEIVQLWREKNAGFCSRLIIILDTDNSLPWVKEVQKIEGLYVAVQGAVLSCPTDLEVQDMPQLGDFTCQWVDFNCNPDSIVRWSDRGRSVRAAYGISRLWSDYKLHLPTESDVTRHWRLYFPRLTYPVVQLAHWCGGLNLFWFCGYCVRLLRRIKLTWFPPAVLDTGQGFKLVKS; translated from the exons ATGTGCAAGCTGCTCAAGTATTGCTTGAGCCACTTCCTTTACGCTGCAATGACCCGGCTGGACGAAGCCAATAAAGGGGTCAACACATGGTCCTCCATCCGTTACCTCGGTTACCTGTCCAGCCTGAACTCCCTGGTGGCCATTTGCCTGGGGATTTACGTACAATGGGAGAAAACTGCCGACACTATTATCttggtcatttttattttgggccTCTTTGTTCTTGGGATTGCCTGCATTCTCCACTATTATTTCGGCATGGAGAGAGTCAGCCTCTTTCTGTTGCATCTGTGGTTTGGTTTCCTTCTGGGTTTGCTGTGCTTCATCAGTGTCCCGTCCAAAGGGCTCGATGTCAAGGAACAAGTGGCCAACTGGATGTTAATAGCAAGCGTGGTTATACGAATCTTTTGGGCTTTGGTTGAAAGAATGTGCGGTTATACTCGACATCAACCTGCTTTTCTCACCTCAAGGGAAGCTCTGGAGCTCACAGGCTTCGCTGTGGCCAGCACGACCCTGGTCGGCAACAAATCCATAAGCCTTGTAGTCCTGACACTCGCTTTGGCCGCTGTAATTGTGGACTTGCGCATGAAGTCCTTCTTGGCCTTTCTAAACTTGACCTGCTTCTGTGGGATGGCTGCATTCTTCTTCGAGGAGTCTTTAGGAATTTTCACCAATCCCTTCGCCTTGTCTTGCTTCTTTACCCGCCTCGTCTGCGATCCATTCCTGGATGTCTACTTCAGCGGGCTTTCGGTCACCGAACGTTGGTCCCCGCTCCTATCGAGAAGAGGCCTGTGGAGACGCTTAACACTTCTTCCTCTGGTTGTCGTGGAGGTGATGTTTCTGGTCGTGGCTGCTCTGAAGATGAGAGACCTGGATCGGTGGTACCTGCTCATCCCGGGTCTCTCAGCATCCACTATTTTCTGGATCATCTGCCACCTGGTTTTCCTCGTCACGCTGTGGGGTTTTCACAGTAAGCTGAGTGACTGTCAGAGGATGTGCATGGCGCAGGGGTCAGAGGCTGGAGAACTGGACAAGGTCATGGCGTCTAAGGGGATGCGACACTTCTGCCTAATCTCCAAACGCCTGGTGTTCTTCAGCCTGATGTCCACTGTCGTACTAGGGGCTCTGGGTTGGCAG CCGTCCAACAGTCTGTTTATTGCCTTGTTTCTGCTGGTCCTGCCTCTTGAATCACTAGCCCACGGCCTCTTCTATGAGCTGGGAAACAGTCTTGGCGGAACCTGTGTCGGTTATGCTGTGGTGATTCCTACCAACTATTGCAG cccAGATGGTCAGCCCACCCTCCTGCCCCCAGCGCATGTGCAGGAGCTCAACTTGCGATCCACAGGGATGCTTAACAACGTGCAACGCTTCTTCTCTCATCACATGATCAAGCCCTATGGTTGTGATTACTCCACGAGCGGCTTGAGTCTGGAAGCCCTGCAAGCCAAGCTCCGCATATTCATGGAGGCGCACACAGCTGACGGCCCACGACACGACACCTACGTGCTCTATTATAGTGGACACACCCACCGCAGTGGAGAGTGGGCTCTAGCAG GTGGCGAAGTTTTACGTCTAGATGAGATTGTGCAGCTCTGGCGAGAGAAGAACGCCGGATTCTGTTCCCGCCTCATCATTATTCTCGACACCGACAACTCACTCCCCTGGGTGAAGGAGGTGCAAAAAATCGAGGGACTTTATGTTGCGGTTCAAGGGGCAGTGCTCTCTTGTCCCACAGACCTGGAAGTCCAGGACATGCCTCAGCTCGGggacttcacctgtcagtgggtCGATTTTAACTGCAACCCTGACAGCATTGTTCGTTGGTCCGATCGTGGGCGGTCTGTCCGAGCTGCCTACGGCATCTCCAGACTCTGGAGTGACTACAAGCTTCACCTGCCCACTGAAAGCGATGTAACCAGGCACTGGAGACTCTACTTCCCACGCTTGACTTACCCTGTGGTTCAGCTCGCACACTGGTGCGGCGGGTTGAACCTCTTTTGGTTTTGCGGCTATTGTGTTCGACTTCTCCGAAGGATCAAACTCACATGGTTCCCACCTGCGGTGCTAGATACGGGACAGGGTTTCAAGCTGGTTAAATCGTAG
- the znf277 gene encoding zinc finger protein 277 — translation MAARMHNTNLTGEQDCILEPLCFPEQLCGSTCFASSSDGHPVICVLCSDSFPSSEKDQLLKHMVLDHKLVIADVKLIADFPRYMLYWKKRFTEQPITDFCSVIKTNSEGPEEQQELYFLLCDALPEDRILREQLQQRRLEKVLEQQQKERDDTTFHRTCMFCSEEFTGNRSSLLNHMAKEHSFSIGLPDNIVYCTEFLDTLERKLENMQCLYCEKTFRDKTTLKDHMRKKQHRRINAKNHDYDRFYVINYLELGKTWEEVQSEDDRELIEDEDDDWSDWQAHPVCAVCLFCEQQAETMEKIYTHMEETHEFDLHKLKTDLNLKFYQQVKLVNYIRRELHQCRCYCCQEKFESKEELVQHLVNKGHVMQLPEVSHWDQPQYYFPTYENDALLTALSDSESESEGPNHTSEVPVIAEDISNLKVLKQTSVLGKLLKDRGGSS, via the exons atggcagcTCGGATGCACAACACTAATTTGACAG GTGAGCAGGATTGTATACTAGAGCCGCTTTGTTTCCCCGAGCAGCTGTGTGGTAGCACTTGTTTTGCCTCCTCCAGCGATGGCCATCCAGTGATCTGTGTGCTCTGTTCCGACTCTTTTCCCTCTTCCGAAAAAGACCAACTTCTCAAGCACATGGTGTTGGATCACAAACTGGTCATTGCTGATGTCAAACTCATCGCAGACTTTCCACG GTATATGTTGTACTGGAAGAAACGGTTTACAGAACAACCCATCACAGACTTCTGCAGTGTTATCAAGACCAATTCTGAAGGTCCTGAAG AGCAACAAGAGCTCTACTTCCTGTTATGTGATGCGCTGCCAGAGGACAGAATCCTTAGGGAGCAGCTACAACAGAGACGACTG GAGAAAGTTCTGGAGCAGCAGCAAAAAGAGAGGGACGATACAACGTTTCATCGCACATGtatgttctgcagtgaggaatTTACTGGAAACAG GTCTTCACTGCTGAACCACATGGCTAAAGAACACTCGTTCAGCATCGGCCTGCCCGACAACATTGTCTACTGCACAGAGTTCCTCGACACTCTGGAGCGGAAACTGGAGAA cATGCAGTGTCTGTACTGTGAGAAGACATTCAGAGACAAAACCACCTTGAAAGATCACATGAGGAAAAAGCAGCATCGACGAATTAACGCCAAAAACCATGACTACGATCGCTTCTACGTCATCAATTACCTG GAGTTGGGGAAGACATGGGAGGAGGTGCAGTCTGAAGATGACAGGGAGCTGattgaagatgaagatga CGATTGGTCAGACTGGCAGGCCCATCCCGTGTGTGCCGTGTGTCTGTTTTGTGAGCAGCAAGCAGAGACGATGGAGAAAATTTACACACACATGGAG GAAACTCATGAATTTGACCTGCACAAATTAAAAACAGACTTAA ACCTAAAGTTTTATCAACAAGTCAAACTAGTGAATTACATCCGCCGTGAGCTTCACCAGTGCCGCTGCTACTGCTGTCAGGAGAAGTTTGAAAGCAAAGAGGAACTAGTGCAACACCTCGTTAACAAGGGTCACGTGATGCAGCTGCCTGAGGTCTCACACTGGGACCAACCGCA ATACTACTTTCCTACGTACGAGAACGACGCTCTTCTTACAGCTCTGTCGGACAGTGAGAGCGAATCTGAGGGTCCAAATCACACCTCTGAGGTTCCTGTTATTGCTGAAGATATTTCAAACCTGAAGGTCTTAAAACAGACCAGTGTGCTTGGCAAACTTCTCAAAGACAGGGGCGGCTCCAGCTGA